The Clupea harengus chromosome 6, Ch_v2.0.2, whole genome shotgun sequence genome contains a region encoding:
- the znrd2 gene encoding protein ZNRD2 isoform X2, whose product MALNGDDDFEWEPPSEAEMKVLEAQRERQDKISKLMGSYLLKGYKMLGDCCQHCATILLEDRQKNLYCVACQELDSDVDKDDPALNAQAALSQVRERQLACQPPLQANGEAPLCPSNAAPRPIRTVPRPEHCEGAAAGLRAPAGATSGWSPTPSNAPAPRPSPAPLDPASVSPGAAAAAPVRPPAPAPVVGVMQQTLGEAEQALLGKLQWAACQLEQSPSVEASVQLCQLIHSCATSLRSIRDLERD is encoded by the exons ATGGCACTGAACGGAG ATGACGATTTCGAGTGGGAGCCGCCGAGTGAGGCCGAGATGAAGGTGCTGGAGGCCCAGCGCGAGCGCCAGGACAAGATCAGCAAACTGATGGGGAGCTACCTGCTAAAGGGCTACAAAATGCTGGGCGACTGCTGCCAGCACTGCGCG ACGATTCTTctggaagacagacagaaaaacctCTACTGTGTGGCCTGTCAGGAACTGGACTCCGATGTGGATAAAGacgacccag CGCTGAATGCCCAGGCAGCACTCTCTCAGGTGCGGGAGCGACAGCTGGCCTGCCAGCCCCCCCTGCAGGCCAACGGTGAGGCTCCCCTCTGCCCCTCCAACGCTGCCCCCCGCCCCATTCGCACCGTGCCAAGACCGGAGCACTGCGAGGGGGCCGCGGCCGGTCTGAGAGCCCCCGCTGGAGCCACCTCTGGATGGTCCCCCACCCCGAGTAACGCCCCTGCTCCACGGCCCAGCCCTGCACCCCTGGACCCAGCCTCCGTGTCTCCAggcgcggcggcggcggccccCGTGCGCCCCCCCGCGCCAGCCCCAGTGGTGGGGGTCATGCAGCAGACGCTGGGCGAGGCGGAGCAGGCACTGCTGGGGAAGCTACAGTGGGCAGCGTGCCAGCTGGAGCAGTCACCCTCGGTGGAGGCCAGCGTCCAACTCTGCCAGCTCATACACAGCTGTGCCACCTCGCTACGCAGCATCAGGGACTTAGAGAGAGACTGA
- the znrd2 gene encoding protein ZNRD2 isoform X1: MSRANLDLIKDDDFEWEPPSEAEMKVLEAQRERQDKISKLMGSYLLKGYKMLGDCCQHCATILLEDRQKNLYCVACQELDSDVDKDDPALNAQAALSQVRERQLACQPPLQANGEAPLCPSNAAPRPIRTVPRPEHCEGAAAGLRAPAGATSGWSPTPSNAPAPRPSPAPLDPASVSPGAAAAAPVRPPAPAPVVGVMQQTLGEAEQALLGKLQWAACQLEQSPSVEASVQLCQLIHSCATSLRSIRDLERD, translated from the exons ATGAGTAGGGCGAACTTAGACTTAATCAAAG ATGACGATTTCGAGTGGGAGCCGCCGAGTGAGGCCGAGATGAAGGTGCTGGAGGCCCAGCGCGAGCGCCAGGACAAGATCAGCAAACTGATGGGGAGCTACCTGCTAAAGGGCTACAAAATGCTGGGCGACTGCTGCCAGCACTGCGCG ACGATTCTTctggaagacagacagaaaaacctCTACTGTGTGGCCTGTCAGGAACTGGACTCCGATGTGGATAAAGacgacccag CGCTGAATGCCCAGGCAGCACTCTCTCAGGTGCGGGAGCGACAGCTGGCCTGCCAGCCCCCCCTGCAGGCCAACGGTGAGGCTCCCCTCTGCCCCTCCAACGCTGCCCCCCGCCCCATTCGCACCGTGCCAAGACCGGAGCACTGCGAGGGGGCCGCGGCCGGTCTGAGAGCCCCCGCTGGAGCCACCTCTGGATGGTCCCCCACCCCGAGTAACGCCCCTGCTCCACGGCCCAGCCCTGCACCCCTGGACCCAGCCTCCGTGTCTCCAggcgcggcggcggcggccccCGTGCGCCCCCCCGCGCCAGCCCCAGTGGTGGGGGTCATGCAGCAGACGCTGGGCGAGGCGGAGCAGGCACTGCTGGGGAAGCTACAGTGGGCAGCGTGCCAGCTGGAGCAGTCACCCTCGGTGGAGGCCAGCGTCCAACTCTGCCAGCTCATACACAGCTGTGCCACCTCGCTACGCAGCATCAGGGACTTAGAGAGAGACTGA